AGATTACACTACCAAGGAGCCCTCGTAGCGACACAGGATTGGCTTTATAATAGGATACGGAGTTAGAAGGATCTTGTCAGTCATCGGGCACTCAGGAACCCCCAGATATACACTGGGTGTCAGGTCAGTGAGGATCTCGCTCTCAGGGACCTCCAGGGCACTAAGAGGTACTGCTAAACAGAGATGAAGACATGGTGCTGGTACTAAGCCTGGCCTGGCCACTTTCCGAGTGAAGCTAAAACAGCATCTCTACATTCCTATGCCATATCGTAAGCTGTTCTCTCTAATCTATGCATTGGCTCCCAGTAAGATGCCTCCCTAGAGAGATCCTCCAGCAGCTCATCTGAGGCTGCTCACTTATCCACACCAGCCGCCTCCCAGTCATCCGTCTCCAGCTTCCCTCCTCACTCTGCTCCTTTGCTTCTGCCAAGCCCTTGCAGAGGAGAGGGGATGGATGCCCAGTCCTCCCAGAGTGGACACAGCCTTGGGTCAAGTGGCTGGTACCAGAGCCAGCAGcagcctcctgcctctcttccaaCCACCTGTCCATCTCCACCTTCTGTTCTGAGCTTAACTTGGTGCTTCACTGGCAATGACCAGTGGGAGGCAAGGGGCAGGCCCAGGCATCTTGAAGCCAGAGCAGTTAGCTGGGCATGTGCAGACACTGAAGGTGTTGACCACTCATGTTCTTCTGCCTTTACAGTCCCTAGGGGGTACCGGTATAGGCCCCCACTTTGATTCATTTGTAACTTATGATTTTAAGTATTAAAATGtttgtatgtaaaataaaaaaattaaaaagatgccTTACTGGGTCACCCATGTATCTcagagcaaaaaagaaaaaagaaaaaaaaaaaacaaaaaacaaaagcaaaaaaaaaaacaaccagccTTTAAGGCTGCTGCTGTAACATCAGCCCAGGCAGAGTGATTTTATTTAGGTTATAGATGTGATAAACACAACATTTAGTAAATGTCTAGTTCAGGCAGCTGCCAAGTAAATCTGGTGAACCAATGGGCATTTAAgtcttttttctcatttattatgtgtatgagtgttttgcctacatgtatgtgtgtgtgtaccatgtatgtacaaccacagaggccagagggggtGTCAGTTTCCCTGGGACTGGATTTACAGactgctgtgagccaccatttggctGCTGGAactcaaatctgggtcctctggaagaggccagtgctcttaactgctgagccatttcttaagGCTCAGCTGAAGTGTCATGTCCTTAGTGTGGTCCCTCATAGTTTTCTTCCCATCCTGATTGAGCTAAATTCACCTTTTCTTTGCACTATCACCAGATCTTATAACTATTTTAgtgttgtctttcttcctcttatCATTCTGGGGGAGGGAAGTTGATACGggatcttactatgtaaccctgggTGACCTGTAAcctgctatatagaccaggctggctattgtgctgattctcctgcctcgcCTCCTTGGTACTGGATTACAGTTGTACATTGCCCTGCCTGCCTTTTCCATATATCTTTAAGATTAAGAACTATAAGTTGTACCTCTCCAAGCTCCTAGGATCCAGCCACAACTGGTCCTAAGAGATTTAGTTGATAGGTTTTCAGTAAGTGAACATGGGAGATAATTGCTGAATAAATGAGGTAGTTCCTTTGGGCTCCCACATTCTATAAATCTGTAAACTAATAAAAGGCTATGTGATAGCCATAAAATGGAACTTGTTGGTTTACGTCGGCTCCACTAGTGGAATGAGGATGACAACGGTGCTTTTGGCTTATTGCGTTCTTACCACATGCCAGGCAATGAGCTAGGAGTTACTGCCAATTGTCTCCTGTAATACGTACAGTGATGCAGGTACTACCAATCTGACGGATGGGAACAGTGGAGCTTGGAGAGATTAAATAAAGGCCCTCCCAGTGACCGGCAGAGAACTGTATTTTAAAGCCAAGGCTGTTTGACACAAACCTGCACTCACAGCAGTTCTGCCCCCACCCCGTGCTGTTACTTTGAAACActctttctctgtagcccagatGGCCTGGAAGTCACCATGTAGCCCAACTTGGCCTCAAGCTCAAaccttctacctctgcctctgcctctggaatgctgggattatttATGGTTCTTTTACGAGGAAAAAAAtaagggctggacagatggctcggaggttaagGGCATAACTACCCTTCCAgcggatctgagttcaattccagcactcaggtggtggctcacagcatCTGTTCcacaggatccaacaccctcttctggcctctcataCACAGGCTTTACaagcatacatgcaaacaaaatatacatacatataaaattttaaaaaataataaaaacaaggaTGATGATAGTTTAAAGTTTCCTCAATATAGTCTGAGAGGCCACCTGTTATACTAAATAATAGGGGGAAACTATCTGAGCCTGTGGGGACTTTTAAAAgacattgtgctggctagtttttatgtcaggCTGACATAAAATTACTTCTTCTgggaaggatttttttcttttcaagacagggtttctgtgtagctctggctgtcctcaaactcatagagatccacctgcctctgccttccaagttctggctattaaaggcatacaccacaacacccagaaggaagaaggaattttATTGGAGAAAATCTCTCCATAGTATTGACCTataaagccgggtggtggtggcgcatgcctttaatcccagcacttggaaggcaaaggcaggaggatttctgagttggaggccagtctggtctgcaaagtgagttccaggacagccagggttacacagagaaaccctgtctcgaaaaaacaaaacaaaacaaaacaaaacaaaaagtattgaCCTATAAGCAagtctgtatgacattttcttgattgatgattagtGTAGCTGGGCCCTGTTCActgtggtggtgccatccctgggcaaaCAGTCCTGGATGGTGTaagcagcaggctgagcaagccatggtgagTTAACCAGTCAGCAGCTCTcccccacagcctctgcatcagttcctgcctccaggtccctgccttgGATTTCTgcattcctgccctgacttccctggataaTGGACGATAAGccataaactgaaataaactctttcttcaggttgcttttggtcatgtgtctcatcacagcaatagaaaccctaaaacagaCATCTAATCCAGCtctaacattttatatttagGGGCCTGAGGCCTGTTGGGCTTAAGGTCAGAGTCAGTTACCGGACAGTCAGCCTAGCTGTGGGCATCTTTCCATGGTTAGTGTCGCTTCACTCAGTGTTTGTTCATGCCAACTGCACAGGATCCTTCTTGACCACAAGTCTGAAATCGCCTCCTTcctgtggggcagtggactgtgagaggaagcctggtcCTTGTCCATGGGGAGAGTTGCAATCCCCGGTTGCCACCACAAACGGGGTTCACCAGGTTACCCGTACCTGCCAGCGTAAGGCAGGCACACGCTGAGCCAGTCGCCGTAgctcctgtgtagccctggacatCTAAGGGCATCATAGACTTGTTATTGCTCTATCTCGGGTGGCTGAACACCACTTGCCTCTCTAAGAAGTTGGGGGACATGGGCTGCTTGCTTGGGGTAGCTAGTTAGCACGCCAGAGTCTCGTTCATTACCAGAATTTACCAGACAAATCACTCCACCAACTAAGAATGGCCATGCACCCACGGAATGGAGAAATCTGTCTATCTGTCAATCCTGTCCATGTCCCGGCTGGGTCAGAACAAGGACCAGGCTTCCTCTCGCTGCCCCACACCATCCTACTCTTCCTTTTCATAACCGATTTCATATACAGCCAGTATTTGTTTACTAGCATCATGAAAATGGGTCATTTTGCTATTTCTCTGGAGCCTACAACAGTGTCTAGCATATGAAGCGCTTTAAAAAATAGTTGGGTTGGTtaaggtggtgcacacctttgatctcagccctcaggaagtagaggcaggcagatctctgtgagtttgaagccagcctggtctacatcgcaAGTTCCAGGGAGATCCAGTCTCAAATGCCCCATCTTCTGTCACCAAAAAAAGAGTGGAAGTAATGAATAAAGATCCCAAAGCATGAACTGTGGTGAGATCGCTAATGCTCTCAACTTTCTCTTTGGCCTTCAAGTTTCAACCTTTATTTTTGTATCAAGTTTCTCAAACTTTGAACCTAACACATAGCACAATATTAAATGTCAGcaaacctctctcttctctgattTAAGCAACCTGGAGTGCAAAACctgtgcctcagcctcccaccAATCTGTCCCAAGAACATGAACATATGTCCAAAATACACAGTGGAGGCTGATGTGGAGACTGGTAAGACAGCCAAGGCTTTGTGGTCTGATTTATTCTCCTCTGTAGGCGCCATCAGCAGGTGGAATGGAAGACACCTCCTACCCTGACCCCTTGGGCAACCAAGGCATTATACTCCTTCACGGCCTGCTCTGTCTGGAGGACCCGCACATCAATGCCTTGTTTCTCCAGGTACTCCACAGTCGACGGAGGCAcctgaaaagaaggaaaggagatggaTAAGAAGGGGGACAGGAGCCCCAGAACTCCTCCCAGTATAAGGCAAGCGCACTTTACAGAATTAGACAGAACACCTGTCACTTCTCAATCATCCCGTGTGTCACCATTCCAAAATTAGGCAGGAGCCCTGGTGAGTTTCAGAAGAGCCTGTGAGGTGCTGGGGTTGCACTGCAGTGGCTCGGGGTATGAGCAGGCACGAGCCCTGTGTCCACTCCCCAGTACCAGTGTGGGAAAAAAAGACCACTGTCAACTTCCCAACTGTCTCACGGCACCCTCGCTTTGTCCCCAGTGGACAGGCAGAGCAGGATCTATGGGTCAGCCCTGGGTTGAAGTCCCTCGAGCACTGTAGTTCTGAGTAAGGAAGTAACTAACCCTGGACTTATCCCTGTTTATAACTCAGATCTAGTCATAACGGGTCCACAGGGCTGCTATGAGAACTGAGTGAAGGTATAGAACATGTCTAACGTGGTGCATAGCCTATGCTAGGTAAATTTTTAAAGTGTGATCGGTCCAACTTAAATCTAAAGTCAAACTTTCCCATATGCCAAACCACAAGGCCTTCCACCAGCTTTTCAAAGCATCGAACGCTCGCTCCGGTTTGCAGCTGTATCACAGAGCTTGCATGCGGATGTCACTGACATGCTCATATTCTGCGACTTAAACGTCTTCTCAGAGCAGCCTTTCTGGACCAATCATAAGCAACTGCTCCCAAGGCGCCATTTTGTTTACAGTATTTTTTATCTGAAGTTATCTagcttgctgtttttatttttaaataattgtttaatatttattttattggccaggtgtggtggtgcacacttttagtcccagcacttgggaggcagaggcaagtgaatttctgatttcgaggccagcctggtctacagagtgagttctaggacagccagggatatacagagaaaccctgtct
This Mus musculus strain C57BL/6J chromosome 7, GRCm38.p6 C57BL/6J DNA region includes the following protein-coding sequences:
- the Aamdc gene encoding mth938 domain-containing protein isoform 4 (isoform 4 is encoded by transcript variant 4) — encoded protein: MASPKIASLSWGQMKVQGSTLTYKDCKVWPGGSRAWDWRETGTEVPPSTVEYLEKQGIDVRVLQTEQAVKEYNALVAQGVRVGGVFHSTC